One Planctomycetota bacterium genomic region harbors:
- a CDS encoding 6,7-dimethyl-8-ribityllumazine synthase: MGKTFQGNLDGKGKKFALIVSRFNELVTQRLLDGAEDRLIRHGAKKDDIDTFWVPGSFEIPIVAQKVAKTKKYDALICLGAIIKGDTPHFDYIASESAKGIAQVSLNSGIPIEFGIITAETVEQAMERAGIKRGNKGAQAAEAAVEMINILEQI, translated from the coding sequence ATGGGTAAAACATTTCAGGGTAATTTAGATGGCAAGGGTAAGAAGTTTGCGCTTATTGTCAGCCGATTTAACGAATTGGTAACCCAGCGCCTGCTTGATGGCGCGGAAGACCGGCTCATCCGTCACGGCGCTAAGAAGGATGACATAGATACCTTTTGGGTTCCCGGTTCTTTCGAGATACCCATCGTCGCCCAGAAAGTGGCCAAGACTAAGAAATATGATGCGCTAATCTGCTTAGGCGCAATCATCAAGGGTGATACGCCTCATTTCGACTACATTGCCTCGGAATCAGCTAAAGGCATTGCCCAGGTCTCTCTGAATAGCGGCATCCCCATAGAATTCGGCATTATCACAGCTGAAACCGTCGAGCAAGCTATGGAACGTGCCGGCATCAAGCGAGGCAATAAAGGCGCACAAGCTGCCGAAGCCGCAGTAGAGATGATTAACATCCTAGAACAGATTTAG
- the ispH gene encoding 4-hydroxy-3-methylbut-2-enyl diphosphate reductase translates to MKIKLAKDVGFCWGVKRALDLALKSSVSAKKVYTYGPLIHNENVVEMLKAKGVEPFQRRKAKSPHRTLLLIRAHGVPPPVRAKLSANGYGIIDATCPHVKKSQKIVQEYANQGYQIIIAGDKKHAEVISLVGYARAIKRHPPVIVVSSTAEAQQIVKESKRKLKKKICILAQSTFQPRIYYQIVTIIKSKIPPDIEMVVLDTICQAPARRQGAVKDLAKEVDAIVVVGDHKSANTTNLTLLARSMKIPAFQVASASELPTIRLKKYRSIGISTGTSTPDWLIKEVVDKLSKL, encoded by the coding sequence ATGAAGATTAAATTAGCTAAGGATGTGGGTTTTTGTTGGGGTGTCAAACGAGCCCTGGATTTGGCATTGAAGAGCTCGGTCTCGGCCAAAAAGGTCTATACCTACGGCCCCTTGATTCATAACGAGAATGTGGTGGAGATGCTCAAGGCCAAGGGCGTGGAGCCGTTCCAAAGACGCAAGGCAAAATCACCGCACCGGACGCTATTATTAATCCGCGCCCATGGTGTGCCGCCGCCGGTCCGGGCTAAACTCTCAGCCAACGGCTACGGTATTATTGACGCCACCTGCCCACACGTCAAGAAATCACAGAAAATAGTCCAGGAATACGCCAATCAGGGCTATCAGATAATCATTGCCGGAGATAAGAAACACGCCGAGGTCATCAGTTTGGTCGGCTATGCCCGGGCCATAAAACGCCACCCGCCGGTGATTGTCGTGAGTTCAACAGCCGAAGCCCAGCAAATAGTCAAGGAAAGCAAACGCAAACTCAAAAAGAAGATATGTATCCTGGCCCAGAGCACTTTCCAACCGCGGATATATTATCAAATTGTAACCATCATAAAATCAAAAATACCGCCTGATATTGAGATGGTGGTGCTGGACACTATCTGCCAGGCGCCGGCCCGGCGCCAGGGCGCGGTCAAGGACCTGGCCAAAGAGGTTGATGCCATTGTGGTGGTGGGCGACCATAAAAGCGCCAATACCACCAACCTGACCCTGCTGGCGCGTTCCATGAAAATTCCCGCCTTTCAGGTGGCGTCCGCCTCGGAATTGCCGACCATCCGACTAAAGAAATACCGCTCGATCGGGATTTCCACCGGAACATCCACTCCGGACTGGCTGATTAAGGAAGTGGTTGATAAACTATCGAAATTATAG
- the ispF gene encoding 2-C-methyl-D-erythritol 2,4-cyclodiphosphate synthase, translated as MLGLGFDIHRLVHGREFILGGVKISYPKGLEGHSDADVLLHALIDALLGAAKLKQAGDIGDLFPNTDPSYKGIASSVLLKRTIDFIRKHKRKFKVGEVDSIVFLEEPKLGKKKMAIANKIARLLKIPANRVSVKAKTMERLGPIGHKKAVAALVLVIIN; from the coding sequence ATGTTAGGGCTTGGTTTTGATATTCATCGTTTAGTTCATGGTCGGGAGTTTATCTTAGGCGGGGTTAAGATTAGCTATCCCAAAGGTTTGGAAGGCCACTCGGATGCGGATGTCCTGCTCCATGCCCTGATAGATGCGCTCTTGGGCGCGGCTAAGTTAAAACAGGCCGGCGATATCGGGGACCTGTTTCCCAACACTGATCCGTCCTACAAAGGCATCGCCAGTTCAGTATTACTCAAAAGAACCATAGACTTTATCCGGAAACATAAGCGCAAATTTAAGGTTGGGGAAGTGGACAGCATTGTCTTTCTTGAGGAGCCGAAATTAGGCAAGAAAAAAATGGCTATCGCAAACAAGATCGCGCGTCTTTTGAAGATACCTGCAAATAGAGTCAGCGTTAAGGCCAAGACCATGGAACGCCTCGGTCCAATCGGCCATAAAAAGGCTGTCGCGGCTTTGGTATTGGTAATAATCAATTAA
- the nusB gene encoding transcription antitermination factor NusB, whose amino-acid sequence MRQRTLSRELALQIIYRLNFQKDISDIDLNAVLEELIKASANHAESTTHYTKELVKGYLQNRDTIDEAIKKSSANWEFQRIALIDRAILQIAAYELLCRADIPQAVSINEAIELAKKYGGQNSSNFINGILDKIAAENKRQL is encoded by the coding sequence ATGCGTCAAAGAACCCTATCGCGCGAACTGGCTCTCCAGATTATCTATCGGCTTAATTTCCAAAAAGACATCTCCGACATCGATCTTAACGCCGTTTTAGAGGAATTGATAAAAGCATCGGCTAACCATGCAGAATCAACAACTCACTACACCAAAGAATTAGTCAAGGGATACCTACAAAACCGAGATACAATAGATGAAGCAATCAAGAAATCATCCGCTAACTGGGAATTCCAGAGAATCGCCCTGATTGACCGGGCAATTCTACAAATTGCCGCCTATGAACTGCTCTGCCGGGCGGATATCCCTCAAGCCGTCAGTATCAATGAAGCTATCGAATTAGCCAAGAAATACGGCGGCCAGAACTCATCAAACTTTATCAACGGCATTTTGGACAAAATTGCAGCAGAAAATAAGAGACAATTATGA
- a CDS encoding cysteine--tRNA ligase, producing the protein MALYLYNTYNKRKEEFKPGESGKARVYSCGPTVYSHPHIGNFRSFIAADILCRYLRYQGYEVTQIMNITDVGHLTTDDNLAPDEEGVDKIQLAAQSEKKSPKEITEFYANKFFELSKLLNLYPASHYPKATQHIPEMIVITKRLLEKGYAYEVNGNIYYDISKFPDYGRLSGNTLENLKAGARVSIKSEKRSPMDFALWKHDPKHLMQWDSPWGRGFPGWHLECSAMALKYLGEKIDIHTGGEDNIFPHHECEIAQSEAFTGSKVIKYWVHARHLLVDNQKMSKSLGNFYTVDDILKQGYHPMILRYALMSSHYGQQLNFNMDLLKASKGAIERLINFQRMLDAPIREGRPAGIISNGVSLLIGNTRKRFEAAMDDNLNISEALAAIFDLITAVNKLAVSAADAVAIKSALEDFDKVLGILGVVRESDSDEEIEKLVIERTLARKESNFKRADEIRKYLEDKGIILEDTPRGTKWHRHL; encoded by the coding sequence ATGGCTTTATATCTTTATAACACTTACAACAAGCGGAAAGAGGAATTCAAGCCCGGGGAGTCGGGAAAGGCCAGGGTTTATTCCTGCGGGCCGACTGTCTATTCCCATCCCCATATCGGTAATTTCCGCTCATTCATCGCGGCTGATATTCTCTGCCGGTACTTGCGTTACCAGGGGTATGAGGTTACCCAGATAATGAATATCACCGATGTCGGGCACCTGACCACCGATGATAACCTGGCTCCGGATGAAGAGGGGGTTGATAAGATTCAGTTAGCCGCCCAGTCCGAAAAGAAGTCACCCAAGGAGATTACCGAATTCTATGCCAACAAGTTCTTTGAATTATCCAAATTACTTAATCTCTATCCGGCCAGCCATTATCCAAAGGCAACCCAGCATATCCCTGAGATGATAGTCATTACAAAGCGACTGCTGGAAAAAGGATATGCCTATGAGGTTAATGGCAATATTTATTATGATATAAGCAAATTCCCTGATTACGGTAGGCTTTCCGGCAATACGTTGGAAAATCTCAAGGCCGGAGCCAGGGTGAGTATAAAAAGCGAGAAGCGGAGTCCGATGGACTTTGCGCTCTGGAAGCATGACCCCAAACACCTGATGCAATGGGACAGTCCCTGGGGACGTGGATTTCCTGGCTGGCATCTGGAATGCTCGGCTATGGCCTTGAAATATCTGGGCGAGAAAATAGACATCCATACCGGCGGTGAAGATAATATCTTCCCGCACCATGAATGCGAGATAGCCCAGTCCGAGGCATTTACCGGCAGTAAAGTGATAAAATATTGGGTTCACGCCAGGCATTTACTGGTGGATAACCAGAAGATGTCCAAGTCATTGGGTAATTTCTATACGGTGGATGATATATTAAAGCAGGGCTATCATCCGATGATCCTGCGTTATGCCCTGATGAGCAGCCACTATGGCCAGCAGCTCAATTTTAATATGGACTTATTGAAGGCGTCGAAAGGCGCGATAGAACGGCTGATTAATTTCCAAAGGATGCTGGATGCCCCCATTAGAGAAGGACGTCCCGCTGGGATTATCTCTAACGGGGTGAGTTTACTTATCGGAAATACCAGGAAGCGGTTTGAGGCGGCGATGGACGATAATCTGAACATCTCCGAAGCGCTGGCCGCCATATTTGACCTAATCACCGCGGTGAATAAACTGGCTGTTTCCGCTGCCGATGCAGTCGCGATAAAGTCGGCCTTAGAGGATTTTGATAAGGTTCTGGGTATACTCGGTGTGGTACGGGAAAGCGATTCAGATGAAGAGATAGAGAAACTTGTTATCGAAAGGACCCTGGCCCGCAAGGAGAGCAATTTCAAGAGGGCAGACGAGATAAGAAAATATCTGGAAGACAAGGGCATTATCCTGGAGGACACGCCTCGGGGCACCAAATGGCATCGGCATCTATAA
- the ftsY gene encoding signal recognition particle-docking protein FtsY, with protein sequence MIGNLFSKLKEGLAKTRKLLNSDVRDLLRGARIDEELLNRLEEILITADIGVQESVKIVEDLKTDYKAGKLTDSAQIIDYLKQELKKSLISQSDYNKIKLAPSGPTVILVVGVNGSGKTTSIAKLAGLLKRNGKSVLLSASDTFRAAAIEQLTIWSERLGIDIIKHQADSDPGAVAFDAAEAAMARKSDVLIVDTAGRLHTKTNLMKELSKIKNVLASKIPNAPHETLLVIDATTGQNAIIQAKLFNEAVPINGLFLAKLDGTAKGGIIVAIKNQLNLPVKFIGIGEKLEDIEEFDANKFVEAMFEE encoded by the coding sequence ATGATTGGGAACCTATTTAGCAAGCTAAAGGAAGGACTAGCCAAAACCAGAAAACTCCTGAACAGCGATGTGCGCGACTTGCTCCGAGGAGCCCGGATAGACGAGGAACTCCTTAACCGCCTTGAGGAAATCCTGATTACCGCTGACATCGGCGTCCAGGAAAGCGTTAAAATTGTTGAGGACTTGAAGACTGATTACAAGGCAGGTAAATTGACGGATTCAGCGCAAATTATTGACTATCTCAAGCAGGAATTGAAGAAATCACTGATTAGCCAGAGCGACTATAATAAGATTAAATTAGCGCCATCAGGTCCAACGGTTATCCTGGTAGTCGGCGTTAACGGAAGCGGCAAGACCACCTCGATTGCTAAATTAGCCGGCCTGTTAAAACGAAACGGGAAATCGGTTTTACTATCAGCCAGCGATACCTTTCGGGCGGCGGCGATTGAACAACTTACAATCTGGTCCGAACGGTTGGGCATTGATATCATCAAACACCAGGCGGACAGCGACCCCGGCGCGGTGGCTTTTGACGCGGCTGAGGCCGCGATGGCCAGGAAGTCCGACGTGCTTATCGTGGATACGGCCGGGCGGCTGCACACGAAAACCAATCTTATGAAGGAATTATCCAAGATAAAAAATGTGCTTGCCAGTAAAATACCTAATGCGCCCCATGAAACTCTGCTGGTGATTGATGCCACCACCGGTCAGAATGCCATTATCCAAGCAAAACTATTTAATGAAGCAGTCCCAATCAACGGGCTTTTTTTGGCTAAATTAGACGGCACGGCCAAAGGCGGAATCATCGTAGCCATCAAAAACCAGCTTAACCTGCCGGTCAAGTTCATTGGCATCGGCGAGAAACTGGAAGATATAGAAGAATTCGATGCTAATAAATTCGTCGAGGCCATGTTTGAAGAATAG